In Desulfosediminicola ganghwensis, a single window of DNA contains:
- a CDS encoding YeiH family protein: MQLSLRSSQLPSAQTLNGLWFVALFAMSATLISQHSLIITLGLSPLIIGILLGTAYGNTLRSHMPTTWLPGITFSTRPLLRFAIVLYGFRLTFQDILAVGLPGIALSGTMIVSTLLLGYFTGTRLLKMDRDTAFLTTIGSSICGAAAILAAEPVLKSKSHKSGIAVATVVVFGTIAMFLMPFLYKSGLLGMDEKTYGMFVGGTIHEVAHAVAAGSDISTTAGSNAIITKMIRVLMLAPVLIIVGLIFTRKNANAQDGSTGFAIPWFAVIFLAVVGFNSLNLLSVRMVDFINNLDIFLLTMTMCALGMETSFSKLKKVGPAPIYLAAILFVWLFGFGYLATMFFTNWL; the protein is encoded by the coding sequence ATGCAGTTATCACTACGATCATCACAACTCCCTTCGGCACAGACGTTGAACGGGTTGTGGTTTGTGGCCCTTTTCGCCATGTCAGCAACCCTTATTTCACAACATTCACTGATAATCACCCTTGGTCTCAGTCCCCTGATCATCGGCATTCTGCTCGGGACCGCCTACGGGAATACCCTGCGCTCACATATGCCAACCACCTGGCTGCCAGGAATCACCTTTTCCACCAGACCTCTCCTTCGTTTTGCCATTGTGTTGTATGGGTTCCGCCTTACTTTTCAGGACATCCTTGCCGTAGGTCTTCCAGGCATAGCCCTTTCAGGCACCATGATTGTTTCCACGCTGCTGCTCGGTTATTTCACCGGTACTCGCCTGCTCAAGATGGATAGGGACACCGCTTTTCTCACCACCATCGGCAGTTCGATCTGTGGGGCTGCAGCGATCCTTGCGGCTGAGCCGGTATTGAAATCCAAATCCCATAAGAGTGGTATTGCAGTGGCTACAGTTGTTGTTTTCGGCACCATAGCCATGTTTCTGATGCCATTTCTCTACAAAAGCGGGCTGCTGGGGATGGACGAAAAGACCTACGGAATGTTTGTCGGTGGCACAATCCATGAGGTAGCCCATGCAGTAGCGGCTGGAAGTGATATCTCGACCACGGCAGGCAGTAACGCTATCATTACCAAGATGATCCGGGTGCTCATGTTGGCACCGGTGTTGATTATCGTTGGCCTGATTTTCACCAGAAAAAACGCCAACGCTCAAGATGGCAGTACAGGTTTTGCAATTCCCTGGTTCGCCGTGATATTTCTCGCCGTTGTGGGCTTTAACTCACTCAACCTGCTGTCGGTAAGAATGGTTGATTTCATCAATAATCTGGATATATTCCTGCTCACCATGACCATGTGTGCCCTGGGCATGGAGACCAGCTTCAGCAAACTCAAAAAAGTCGGTCCTGCCCCTATTTATCTGGCTGCTATCCTTTTTGTCTGGTTATTCGGCTTCGGTTACCTGGCAACGATGTTCTTCACCAACTGGCTTTAG
- a CDS encoding ABC transporter substrate-binding protein — protein MKRLLAALTMIPLLAPAAFATETIKLGAFFDLSGRAAFIGTPTKLVAEMVVEKINGEGGINGKKLELIIADTEANPAKTASIAKKFIHKENVVAIIGPTLTDTGMNVKKVVDKGQTPIFMTVGGDPVIMGGKFGPYKYVFKSPQRSSIAVGRLFNYLQEKGLSKIALLSAADGFGKDGARWMDKLAAEYGIEIVARESFGTRDTDMTAQLTKVKNAQPQAIVAWTIGPAGSIIAKNKAQLGIELPLFQCHGLPDPKYIELAGSASEGDRMPATKLMVVDELPDSDPQKAIIQEFVTLYKEKGYDTQFPINTHSGYAWDAIMMVANAIEKVGTDREAIRAEIEGTKNYIGISGIYNITEEDHNGLGVDSMVMVQVKNGQFVMAR, from the coding sequence ATGAAACGATTACTGGCAGCATTGACCATGATACCGTTGCTGGCCCCCGCGGCTTTTGCCACGGAGACCATCAAGCTCGGTGCGTTTTTCGATCTTTCCGGCCGGGCGGCTTTTATCGGAACGCCGACGAAGCTGGTCGCCGAGATGGTGGTGGAGAAAATAAACGGAGAAGGCGGTATTAACGGCAAAAAGCTGGAGCTGATCATTGCCGATACCGAGGCTAACCCGGCTAAAACTGCCTCCATTGCCAAGAAATTCATCCACAAAGAGAATGTGGTTGCCATTATCGGTCCAACCCTGACCGATACAGGTATGAATGTAAAAAAGGTTGTGGATAAGGGCCAGACCCCGATCTTTATGACCGTTGGCGGTGATCCGGTGATTATGGGTGGTAAGTTCGGCCCATATAAGTACGTTTTTAAGTCACCACAGCGTTCAAGTATCGCCGTAGGACGACTCTTTAATTATTTGCAGGAAAAAGGGCTGAGCAAAATCGCGCTACTTTCAGCCGCAGATGGTTTTGGTAAAGATGGTGCCCGCTGGATGGATAAACTGGCTGCAGAATATGGAATCGAGATCGTTGCCCGCGAATCGTTCGGTACCCGGGACACTGACATGACCGCCCAGTTGACCAAGGTGAAGAATGCTCAACCACAAGCCATTGTTGCCTGGACAATCGGCCCGGCAGGCTCCATTATTGCCAAAAACAAGGCACAGTTAGGTATTGAACTTCCACTTTTTCAGTGTCATGGTCTGCCTGATCCCAAGTATATCGAGCTTGCCGGCAGCGCCAGTGAAGGAGACCGGATGCCTGCCACCAAGCTGATGGTGGTGGACGAACTGCCGGATAGTGACCCGCAGAAAGCCATTATTCAGGAATTTGTAACTCTTTATAAAGAAAAAGGGTACGATACACAGTTCCCGATCAACACGCACTCCGGTTACGCCTGGGACGCTATTATGATGGTGGCAAACGCGATTGAAAAGGTGGGTACCGATCGAGAGGCGATTCGGGCTGAGATTGAAGGGACGAAAAACTATATTGGTATCTCAGGTATCTATAATATTACCGAAGAAGACCATAACGGACTGGGAGTGGACTCCATGGTCATGGTGCAGGTGAAAAATGGTCAGTTTGTAATGGCCAGATAA
- a CDS encoding ATP-binding cassette domain-containing protein: MTPMLKIENLTAHYGAAQALFGVDLDVAAGETVSLVGANGAGKSTLLKCLLGLEKPTGGRILLDGEDITRTGPARMVRLGVSLSPEGREVFAELSVLENLRLGAVPLKLSRREEERRLAGVFDRFAKLYERREQSAGTLSGGEQQMLAMGRALMAKPRLLLLDEPSLGLAPLIVDDIFAIIRQLARAGTTILLVEQNAARALSSSDKAYLLANGKVVEQGESAALLNDPALRSAFLGAASDEKPAASRLGAAGLTNIRLEKPAMHTRNFMPDFAGREELEAHQLKGLKWTVSHAYEGSAHYRKAFEEAGVTPADIESLADLQKLPFTTADDLRDGYPFPLRSVPFEQLVRVHASSGTTGKRKVLCYTQKDLDDWIYFFARCYQMAGVTPLDRVQIAVGYGVWTAGMGFQLGAEKIGALAVPIGPGNIDMQIQFLLDFQSTVFCSTASMALLMAEEIHKRGIADKIAVNRIIYGSERSSRSMRQKISDLFGGAELFDITGLTELYGPGTGIECSDHDCIHYWGDYYLLEILDPQTLQPVVDGEWGEMVITTLCKEGSPLIRYRTRDITRKIPGACTCGSVLPRHSRIRGRSDDTIKFRGVNIYPSGIDTILSAVPGLGSEYQIHLRRDDSGRDHMNLVVERAEGVGNIRVHDLIQEVVHQVKKQLLVSVKVEVTEYGGLPRSERKSQRVFDNRIQDEIV, from the coding sequence ATGACGCCGATGTTGAAAATAGAAAATCTCACAGCTCACTATGGTGCAGCCCAGGCACTTTTCGGGGTTGATCTCGATGTTGCAGCGGGCGAGACCGTCTCGCTGGTTGGTGCCAATGGTGCCGGTAAGTCAACGCTGCTTAAATGTCTGCTCGGCCTGGAGAAGCCCACCGGTGGCCGGATACTGCTGGATGGTGAGGATATCACCAGAACCGGCCCTGCCAGGATGGTACGACTCGGTGTCAGCCTTTCTCCTGAAGGTCGCGAGGTCTTTGCCGAGCTTTCAGTGCTCGAGAACCTTCGGCTCGGAGCGGTTCCTCTAAAGCTCTCCCGCAGGGAAGAAGAGCGACGGCTGGCAGGGGTGTTTGATCGGTTTGCCAAGCTTTACGAGCGAAGGGAACAGAGCGCAGGCACACTGTCCGGCGGTGAGCAGCAGATGCTCGCCATGGGCCGAGCGTTGATGGCGAAACCGCGGTTGTTGTTGCTGGATGAGCCAAGCCTGGGATTGGCACCGCTTATCGTCGATGACATTTTCGCCATAATCCGCCAACTCGCACGTGCAGGTACCACCATTCTGCTGGTGGAGCAGAATGCAGCACGGGCACTGTCGTCTTCTGACAAGGCCTACCTGCTGGCCAACGGAAAAGTAGTTGAGCAGGGAGAAAGCGCCGCGCTGCTCAATGATCCCGCTCTACGCTCTGCATTCTTAGGAGCGGCAAGTGATGAAAAGCCTGCAGCCAGCCGTCTTGGGGCTGCGGGTCTGACTAATATACGTTTGGAGAAACCCGCAATGCATACCAGAAATTTTATGCCTGACTTTGCCGGCAGGGAGGAACTCGAGGCCCATCAGCTGAAAGGGTTGAAGTGGACCGTTTCCCACGCCTACGAGGGTTCGGCCCATTATCGAAAAGCATTTGAAGAGGCCGGGGTGACGCCGGCCGATATTGAAAGCCTTGCCGACCTGCAGAAACTCCCCTTTACCACGGCCGACGATCTGCGTGATGGCTACCCGTTTCCGCTCCGTTCGGTGCCGTTCGAGCAGCTGGTACGGGTTCATGCCAGTTCCGGCACCACCGGTAAACGCAAGGTGCTTTGTTATACGCAAAAAGATCTCGATGACTGGATCTACTTTTTTGCCCGCTGCTATCAGATGGCGGGCGTGACGCCTCTGGACAGGGTGCAGATTGCTGTTGGTTATGGTGTCTGGACCGCTGGTATGGGTTTTCAGTTGGGGGCAGAAAAAATAGGTGCTTTGGCAGTTCCAATCGGGCCTGGCAATATCGATATGCAGATTCAGTTTCTGCTCGATTTCCAGTCGACTGTATTTTGTTCGACGGCATCCATGGCTCTGCTCATGGCCGAAGAGATCCATAAACGGGGTATTGCCGACAAGATCGCGGTGAATAGGATTATTTACGGTTCAGAGCGCTCCAGCCGCTCCATGCGACAGAAGATCTCTGACCTTTTTGGGGGTGCAGAGCTGTTTGATATTACGGGGTTAACCGAGTTGTATGGGCCTGGTACCGGGATAGAGTGCTCCGATCACGACTGCATTCACTACTGGGGTGACTATTATCTGCTGGAAATTCTTGATCCGCAGACACTGCAACCAGTGGTTGACGGTGAATGGGGTGAGATGGTCATTACCACCCTCTGCAAGGAGGGATCACCTCTCATTCGCTATCGAACCAGAGATATCACCAGAAAGATACCGGGGGCATGTACCTGCGGTTCTGTCCTGCCACGTCATTCACGTATCAGGGGGCGGTCCGACGATACCATCAAGTTTCGAGGGGTGAATATTTACCCCTCCGGCATCGACACTATCCTGTCGGCGGTGCCCGGATTGGGTTCGGAGTACCAGATCCATCTGCGACGGGACGACTCGGGCCGTGATCACATGAATCTGGTGGTAGAGCGGGCTGAAGGGGTAGGGAATATACGTGTTCATGACCTCATTCAGGAAGTGGTCCATCAGGTTAAAAAGCAGTTGCTGGTTTCGGTAAAGGTAGAGGTAACGGAATATGGTGGTTTGCCGCGCTCGGAGCGGAAGAGTCAGCGCGTGTTCGACAATAGAATACAGGATGAAATCGTCTGA
- a CDS encoding ATP-binding protein, which yields MIRELQSSGLGSRKASTLVTWTIIGLVIVSIVAVYGILYFSFAKSLTSEFEDRVAAEAGKAGLAIDNRLNRVKTRLKALSLDNTVRVTLMLGATRQLDEYLREVYSYDNELHFVVQDNDGNTYRAFEENYCAVPFKKVFTKPAGSFGIVDILEKGEVLISYHLPVMRQRKKIGAAAAVYHLQRDIFLKNIIQNLKDQQLVMVRDGVVWDALNGKVTDFTVQSMQGAENFIGAHYLDDGDHVAMSISHLPGLFFVSSLDQLEQAKAKVILSFLLTGIALTIIALVVSRLLSYILVQPMQKLSSLALKISEGKGGFSEEIGHTGIVEVEQLKDSLNRMVNYLQQARESERYQTLFEGVADMVFIHNLHGELVELNGVTLKMLGYSRETLLKKNFRELVPESERDAIDETFGQILPLQSELFFTTRLLDQNNLAIDVECHARRIQYNGQDVVLNVVRDISARVRAVKALNESQQRLLTVMDSIHATIYVADLDTHEILFMNRQMKQSYGENLEGRKCYQVTRRLSEPCKHCTSSALRKMHDDGKREIIWEGQNPISNIWYVNYDRIVNWIDGREVKMQISFNITQMKELEIKRAQAEQQLRRSQKMEAIGAVAGGVAHDLNNILTGVVSYPDLLLMDMPEDSPMRSVVMTIRETGLKAAAIVQDLLTLSRRSVVRNKVVNINDIIRNYLNSPEHQNLLQEFSEVRIELDLKPDLLNILGSTVHLAKTVMNLIFNAAEAIEGPGTISISTHMETINGRSLSSTVEPGEYVVLVVSDDGCGIDKDDKERIFEPFFSKKTMGRSGTGLGMAVVWGTVEDHEGHIDLTSTPGDGSTFTLYFPVTRKELLQEQLLVAREEFTGKGETILVVDDLLEQREIVSMMFSQLGYTVKTAGSGEEAIEYLQTSKVDLVMLDMIMENGLNGLETYREILKLHPFQKAIVASGYTETDQVKEVIRLGAGCYIRKPYLFEEIASAVKAELAKESSELLLSSGEVN from the coding sequence GTGATACGAGAATTGCAATCCTCTGGATTGGGCTCCAGAAAAGCGTCAACCCTGGTCACATGGACAATTATCGGTCTGGTAATCGTCTCTATTGTCGCTGTCTACGGGATTCTGTATTTCAGTTTTGCAAAAAGTCTCACCAGTGAGTTCGAAGACCGGGTTGCTGCAGAGGCAGGCAAGGCCGGGCTTGCTATCGATAATCGTCTCAACAGGGTCAAGACCCGTTTAAAAGCTCTGTCGCTTGATAATACCGTGCGCGTAACCCTGATGCTTGGAGCCACCAGACAGCTGGATGAGTATCTGCGGGAAGTCTACTCATATGATAATGAACTGCATTTTGTTGTTCAGGACAATGACGGCAATACCTACAGGGCCTTTGAGGAAAACTACTGTGCTGTACCCTTTAAAAAAGTTTTTACCAAACCTGCCGGCAGCTTCGGTATTGTAGATATTCTGGAAAAGGGCGAGGTGCTCATAAGCTATCATCTTCCGGTGATGCGACAGAGGAAAAAAATTGGTGCGGCGGCAGCGGTGTATCATCTGCAACGTGATATTTTTCTCAAAAATATCATCCAGAATCTGAAGGACCAGCAGTTGGTCATGGTGAGAGACGGTGTGGTCTGGGATGCCCTGAATGGCAAGGTCACTGACTTTACAGTTCAGTCGATGCAGGGGGCAGAGAACTTCATCGGGGCACATTATCTCGATGATGGTGACCATGTTGCGATGTCGATCAGCCATTTGCCGGGGCTGTTTTTCGTCTCCAGTCTTGATCAGCTGGAACAGGCCAAAGCAAAGGTCATCCTGAGTTTTTTGCTGACCGGGATAGCCCTGACGATAATTGCCCTCGTCGTCTCACGTTTACTGAGTTACATCCTGGTTCAGCCCATGCAGAAGCTCTCCTCGCTGGCGTTGAAGATCTCTGAAGGGAAGGGCGGGTTCTCAGAAGAGATCGGCCATACGGGTATCGTGGAAGTCGAGCAGTTGAAAGACTCTCTGAATCGGATGGTCAACTATCTCCAGCAGGCCAGGGAAAGTGAGCGTTATCAGACCCTTTTTGAGGGTGTAGCGGACATGGTTTTTATCCACAACCTTCATGGGGAACTGGTTGAGTTAAACGGGGTGACGTTGAAAATGCTGGGTTACTCCCGCGAGACCCTGCTCAAGAAAAATTTCCGGGAACTGGTCCCCGAATCTGAGCGTGACGCCATTGATGAAACGTTCGGACAGATCCTTCCTCTTCAAAGTGAGTTGTTTTTTACCACCAGGCTGTTGGATCAAAATAATTTGGCAATAGACGTGGAGTGTCATGCCAGGCGCATACAATATAACGGTCAGGATGTGGTGCTCAATGTGGTCAGGGATATTTCTGCCCGGGTCAGAGCGGTTAAGGCGCTGAACGAGTCGCAGCAGAGACTGCTGACTGTTATGGATAGTATTCATGCCACGATTTATGTCGCCGATCTCGATACCCATGAAATTCTGTTCATGAACAGACAAATGAAGCAATCCTATGGTGAGAATTTAGAGGGCCGCAAATGCTACCAGGTCACCCGCCGCTTATCGGAGCCCTGTAAGCACTGTACCAGCAGTGCCCTGAGAAAAATGCACGATGATGGTAAACGGGAAATTATCTGGGAGGGGCAGAACCCGATAAGCAACATCTGGTATGTCAATTATGACCGCATCGTCAACTGGATTGATGGACGTGAAGTGAAGATGCAGATTTCATTTAACATTACGCAAATGAAAGAGCTTGAAATCAAGCGTGCACAGGCTGAACAGCAACTGCGTCGCAGCCAGAAGATGGAGGCAATCGGTGCTGTTGCCGGTGGTGTGGCCCATGACCTGAATAATATTCTCACAGGCGTGGTGAGTTATCCTGATTTGCTACTGATGGATATGCCCGAAGACAGCCCCATGCGCAGCGTGGTAATGACTATTCGGGAGACAGGGCTGAAGGCTGCGGCAATTGTTCAGGACCTGCTGACACTCTCCAGGCGAAGTGTGGTACGAAATAAGGTTGTCAACATCAATGACATCATCAGGAATTATCTGAATAGCCCTGAACATCAAAATCTGCTTCAGGAGTTTTCAGAGGTCAGGATTGAACTTGATCTGAAGCCGGATTTGCTGAACATTCTGGGTTCTACAGTTCATCTTGCCAAAACGGTAATGAACCTCATCTTTAACGCCGCGGAGGCGATTGAAGGGCCAGGGACAATCAGCATTTCCACTCACATGGAGACAATCAACGGTAGGAGCCTTTCGTCAACAGTTGAGCCCGGCGAATATGTAGTGCTTGTTGTCTCGGATGATGGCTGCGGTATTGATAAGGATGACAAAGAACGAATATTTGAACCGTTTTTCAGCAAAAAAACGATGGGCAGAAGCGGAACCGGGCTCGGTATGGCAGTGGTGTGGGGGACTGTAGAGGATCATGAGGGCCATATCGACCTGACTTCCACTCCGGGCGACGGTTCGACCTTTACCCTCTACTTTCCTGTGACCAGAAAAGAACTGTTACAGGAGCAGCTCCTTGTAGCGCGGGAAGAGTTTACCGGTAAAGGTGAAACCATCCTGGTGGTGGACGACCTGCTGGAGCAGAGGGAGATCGTTTCCATGATGTTTTCCCAACTTGGCTATACTGTGAAAACCGCCGGCAGCGGAGAAGAGGCGATAGAATATCTGCAGACCAGCAAGGTTGATCTGGTAATGCTGGATATGATAATGGAAAATGGTTTGAATGGCTTGGAAACCTATCGTGAGATCCTTAAACTCCACCCGTTCCAGAAAGCGATAGTCGCCAGCGGTTACACAGAAACCGATCAGGTGAAAGAGGTCATTCGCCTGGGTGCTGGCTGTTATATCAGGAAACCGTATCTTTTTGAGGAGATTGCCTCGGCGGTAAAAGCGGAACTGGCCAAGGAGTCGTCGGAACTGTTGTTGAGTTCAGGTGAGGTGAATTAG
- a CDS encoding sodium:solute symporter family protein, producing the protein MSSYSIFLVLFGAYIFFLIATGYYFNRRQKTVRDFLLAGKSAGTFSIGFSAAASWLTAGAMLAVIGFFILLGMGSVWGFVAPNIIALLIIALLVKKIRSIPAMTQPELLEIRYGSFIRTPVAMIIIVVMILFAVADIKGFAMVLQIFYGISNLQAALIVGLSVAVYVTLGGLSAVIASDTVQFLCLSFFVLIFSVLVMGNGAETSSQAISTMVTTTGADWWNPLSIGLPMVLIFSVAIIPGWITEQDPWQKVWAARDSRSARNGMLFGSLLVTLVFGGCAFIALGLRNIYPDIAAAGFPMGMAQAEPALLHFIVSQNYSDIIVALCAVALAAAAMSCADTFAASGASCVARDIYQRLFHPAASMSEMMLVNRLSVLLIIACATIGSFLIDSIIDAIHIATFIASASYFFALMGGMYWKGGTAAGAGASMCTGFLSQCAFVAYDLFNTLPGAPPALEAVHPILMGHGVIVAMAVSGLVYVGVSLVTAPSPTFRLAPFFADEGKVLAAAAPQNNFPEPVFPREMTITERVEEDQIYLRAQVILPRDLTWQSIVNLIPQGFAHWIVFSGQDSIRRCTEAEIQSCVSFTCGETVQKGYLEIEGYGRPVHELKRELARAYDEIMQSAEAPH; encoded by the coding sequence ATGAGCAGCTATTCGATATTTCTGGTTCTTTTTGGAGCCTACATTTTTTTCCTCATCGCCACGGGTTACTACTTTAACCGGAGGCAAAAAACCGTGAGGGATTTTCTATTGGCCGGCAAGAGCGCCGGAACGTTCTCCATTGGTTTTTCCGCAGCCGCATCCTGGCTGACCGCCGGAGCCATGCTGGCGGTTATCGGCTTTTTTATCCTTCTTGGCATGGGCTCTGTCTGGGGATTTGTGGCCCCAAATATTATCGCACTCCTGATTATCGCTCTTCTGGTCAAAAAGATCAGATCAATCCCAGCCATGACCCAGCCCGAACTGCTGGAAATCCGCTATGGTTCATTTATCCGCACTCCTGTGGCTATGATCATCATCGTGGTAATGATCCTCTTTGCCGTGGCCGACATCAAGGGCTTTGCCATGGTGCTGCAAATCTTTTATGGCATATCCAACCTGCAGGCTGCATTGATAGTAGGATTATCCGTCGCGGTCTATGTTACTCTGGGTGGCCTGTCTGCGGTCATTGCCTCCGATACTGTGCAGTTTCTCTGCCTGTCATTCTTCGTGCTGATTTTCTCGGTCCTGGTCATGGGCAATGGCGCTGAAACCAGCAGCCAGGCGATATCAACCATGGTTACAACCACAGGTGCGGACTGGTGGAACCCACTCTCAATCGGGTTGCCTATGGTACTCATCTTTAGCGTTGCCATCATCCCCGGCTGGATAACTGAACAAGACCCCTGGCAGAAAGTATGGGCAGCAAGAGACTCCCGGTCAGCACGCAACGGCATGCTCTTCGGCTCTTTATTGGTCACTCTTGTTTTCGGAGGCTGTGCCTTCATAGCTCTGGGCCTGAGAAACATCTATCCTGATATTGCCGCGGCCGGCTTTCCCATGGGAATGGCCCAGGCAGAGCCTGCTCTTTTGCATTTCATCGTCAGTCAGAACTATTCAGATATTATCGTGGCCCTCTGCGCTGTAGCGCTTGCTGCTGCTGCCATGTCCTGCGCCGACACTTTTGCTGCGTCTGGTGCCTCATGCGTGGCCCGTGATATATATCAACGACTCTTCCATCCCGCAGCATCGATGAGTGAAATGATGCTGGTCAACAGGCTGAGTGTGCTCCTTATCATCGCCTGCGCCACCATTGGCTCTTTTCTGATTGACTCGATTATCGACGCCATCCATATCGCCACCTTCATAGCCAGTGCCTCATATTTTTTCGCGTTGATGGGAGGTATGTACTGGAAAGGAGGAACCGCAGCAGGAGCAGGGGCTTCCATGTGCACCGGCTTTTTAAGTCAGTGCGCTTTTGTAGCCTATGATCTGTTCAACACCCTGCCCGGAGCGCCACCCGCACTTGAGGCTGTGCATCCAATCCTGATGGGACATGGCGTTATAGTCGCCATGGCTGTCAGTGGACTCGTTTATGTTGGTGTATCTCTCGTTACCGCTCCATCGCCGACATTCAGGCTGGCACCATTTTTTGCCGATGAGGGTAAAGTATTGGCAGCAGCAGCCCCTCAAAACAATTTCCCTGAGCCGGTCTTCCCCCGTGAAATGACTATTACTGAACGCGTCGAGGAGGACCAGATTTACCTTCGCGCCCAGGTCATTCTGCCCCGGGATCTTACCTGGCAGAGCATTGTAAATCTCATTCCACAGGGCTTTGCCCACTGGATCGTTTTCTCTGGTCAGGATTCGATACGGAGATGTACGGAAGCCGAGATCCAATCCTGCGTCTCTTTCACCTGCGGGGAAACTGTGCAGAAAGGTTACCTTGAGATTGAAGGCTACGGTAGGCCGGTCCATGAGCTGAAACGTGAGCTGGCACGTGCGTACGATGAAATCATGCAAAGTGCAGAAGCACCTCATTAA
- a CDS encoding ABC transporter substrate-binding protein codes for MLVLFLPHEGAAQLSASSLAIKKLFIVHSYEAGHLCGQPQHDGAIAGLARSGWIVDENLVVRTYYMDTKRTNNRPALIQQQAMLAMQEIEQYQPDVVLTLDDNAFKTIALSPRMKNRIFVFSGMNAQPEEYNLRLNFMVSREKPGGRITGVYEKLYFFEAVRVMSIMHGYNKILVLEDLSPTGKAISRQVDLELSLPGDQSERNVVGEVARKKVHSWEEFQEIIAEVNDDPEIGAIYLGTLLLHDSAGETYAAEEIIDYYISHSKKPAIALNYAFIKQGLYGGATVDFFAMGKLAGEKVARILSGVEAGVLPIEDAPRVALVFNLQRAESLGLEIPSDILMAADEVFRK; via the coding sequence GTGCTGGTACTTTTTTTGCCGCATGAGGGGGCCGCTCAACTCTCAGCATCTTCTCTGGCGATAAAGAAACTCTTTATCGTCCACAGTTATGAAGCGGGGCACCTCTGCGGTCAGCCCCAGCATGACGGTGCAATAGCGGGCCTGGCCAGATCAGGCTGGATTGTGGATGAAAATCTGGTTGTGCGCACCTATTATATGGATACCAAGCGTACCAATAATAGGCCAGCTCTTATTCAGCAGCAGGCAATGCTGGCCATGCAGGAAATAGAGCAATATCAGCCTGATGTTGTTCTCACCCTTGACGACAACGCGTTTAAGACTATTGCTCTTTCACCTAGGATGAAAAACCGGATCTTTGTCTTCAGCGGGATGAACGCTCAGCCGGAAGAATATAACCTCCGACTTAACTTTATGGTTAGCCGCGAAAAGCCAGGTGGCAGGATTACCGGTGTGTATGAAAAGCTTTATTTCTTTGAAGCGGTGCGAGTGATGTCGATCATGCATGGATATAACAAAATTCTGGTGCTGGAGGACCTTTCGCCGACAGGTAAGGCTATTTCCCGGCAGGTTGATCTTGAGTTGTCCTTGCCTGGAGATCAGTCGGAGCGAAACGTTGTCGGCGAGGTGGCCAGGAAAAAAGTTCATTCCTGGGAAGAGTTTCAGGAAATTATTGCCGAGGTAAACGATGATCCGGAGATTGGTGCAATATATCTGGGCACGCTGTTACTCCACGATAGTGCCGGGGAGACCTATGCTGCAGAGGAAATTATCGATTATTATATATCCCATTCTAAAAAACCTGCCATAGCCTTGAATTATGCCTTCATCAAGCAGGGATTGTATGGTGGTGCGACTGTCGACTTTTTTGCCATGGGCAAGCTTGCGGGGGAGAAAGTTGCGAGAATCTTGAGCGGAGTGGAAGCCGGTGTGCTGCCCATCGAAGATGCACCAAGAGTGGCGCTGGTCTTCAACCTTCAACGGGCTGAATCGCTTGGTTTGGAGATTCCTTCAGATATCCTGATGGCGGCGGACGAGGTATTCAGAAAGTGA